The following coding sequences lie in one Xanthomonas hortorum pv. pelargonii genomic window:
- a CDS encoding aldo/keto reductase — MTHSRALGRSGLQIQPIVFGGNVFGWSADEATSFALLDAFVDAGFNLIDTADAYSGWVPGNHGGESETIIGRWLARSGKRDKVLIATKVGKWNEHPGLSPENIVAAVEDSLTRLQTDVIDLYQAHADDESVPLEATLAAFGRLIEQGKVRAIGASNYSAARLRDALDISEQYTLPRYESLQPEYNLYDRVGYEAELEPLVREREVGVISYYSLASGFLTGKYRSADDASKSSARGASVVKQYVNPRGLRILQALDDLAATHTATPAQIALAWLIARPGLSAPIVSATSVTQLHDVLAAARVSLSADQIAQLDSASAPDPSEAA, encoded by the coding sequence ATGACTCACTCCCGCGCGCTGGGCCGCTCCGGCCTGCAGATTCAACCGATCGTCTTCGGTGGCAATGTGTTCGGCTGGAGCGCCGATGAAGCGACCTCGTTTGCGCTGCTCGATGCCTTCGTCGACGCCGGTTTCAATCTGATCGATACCGCCGATGCCTACTCCGGTTGGGTGCCTGGCAACCATGGCGGCGAATCGGAAACCATCATCGGGCGCTGGCTCGCACGCAGTGGCAAGCGCGACAAAGTGTTGATCGCCACCAAGGTGGGTAAGTGGAACGAGCATCCGGGCTTGTCGCCCGAAAACATCGTCGCAGCTGTGGAGGATTCGCTCACGCGTCTGCAGACCGATGTGATCGATCTATATCAGGCCCACGCAGACGACGAATCGGTTCCGCTGGAAGCCACGCTGGCTGCATTTGGCCGCTTGATCGAACAAGGCAAGGTACGCGCGATTGGCGCCTCCAACTACAGCGCCGCACGTCTGCGCGATGCACTGGATATTTCCGAGCAATACACGTTGCCGCGCTACGAAAGCCTGCAGCCGGAATACAACCTCTACGACCGCGTCGGTTACGAGGCCGAGCTGGAACCGCTGGTGCGCGAGCGCGAGGTGGGTGTGATCAGTTATTACTCGCTGGCCAGCGGCTTTCTCACCGGCAAGTACCGCAGTGCAGACGACGCCAGCAAGAGCAGCGCGCGCGGTGCGTCGGTGGTCAAGCAGTACGTCAATCCGCGTGGTTTGCGCATCCTGCAGGCGTTGGACGATCTGGCCGCCACCCACACCGCCACGCCCGCGCAGATCGCCTTGGCCTGGTTGATCGCGCGGCCGGGCCTGAGCGCGCCGATCGTCAGCGCCACCAGCGTGACCCAGCTGCACGACGTACTGGCGGCAGCGCGCGTGTCGCTGAGCGCCGATCAGATTGCGCAGCTGGATAGCGCAAGCGCGCCGGATCCTTCCGAAGCCGCTTGA
- a CDS encoding class I SAM-dependent methyltransferase gives MIRNKLVCACVVGMAVAMSAPLAMAIKPADSATLPAPDAALQAAIDGNWRDRVYVQRDVYRHPGQTLAFFGIKPTQTVIEITPGGGWYSEILAPYLREKGKYVAAVVDPAAVPEGRGRDSAQRGRDELEKKFQAKPQVYGKPAFVSYVPKTPSFGVDNSADLVLTFRNVHNWRMAGNAEAMFNGFYKVLKPGGVLGVVEHRAKADVPADDKSGYVGQAQLIAMAEAAGFKLAGKSEVNANPRDTKDYAGGVWTLPPSNSHDKADDAKYKAIGESDRMTLKFVKQ, from the coding sequence ATGATCCGCAACAAGCTGGTGTGTGCATGTGTGGTGGGGATGGCAGTGGCGATGAGCGCGCCGCTGGCAATGGCAATCAAACCGGCCGATAGCGCAACCCTGCCGGCGCCCGATGCGGCGCTGCAGGCGGCCATCGACGGCAACTGGCGCGACCGTGTGTATGTGCAGCGCGATGTCTATCGCCATCCGGGTCAGACGCTGGCGTTCTTCGGCATCAAGCCGACCCAGACCGTTATCGAGATCACACCGGGCGGTGGCTGGTATTCGGAAATTCTGGCGCCGTATCTGCGCGAGAAGGGCAAGTACGTAGCAGCAGTGGTTGACCCGGCGGCGGTGCCGGAAGGCCGTGGCCGCGACTCCGCGCAGCGCGGGCGCGACGAGCTGGAAAAGAAGTTCCAGGCCAAGCCGCAGGTGTATGGCAAGCCCGCGTTCGTGTCGTATGTGCCGAAGACGCCCTCGTTCGGCGTGGACAATTCGGCCGACCTGGTGCTGACCTTCCGCAACGTGCACAACTGGCGCATGGCCGGTAATGCCGAGGCGATGTTCAACGGCTTCTACAAGGTGCTCAAGCCCGGCGGCGTACTCGGCGTGGTGGAGCATCGTGCCAAGGCCGATGTGCCGGCGGACGACAAGAGCGGTTACGTGGGCCAGGCGCAGTTGATTGCGATGGCCGAAGCGGCCGGTTTCAAGCTGGCCGGCAAGAGCGAGGTCAATGCCAACCCGCGCGACACCAAGGACTATGCCGGTGGCGTGTGGACGTTGCCGCCGAGCAACAGCCACGACAAGGCCGACGATGCCAAGTACAAGGCGATCGGCGAGAGCGACCGCATGACATTGAAGTTCGTCAAGCAGTGA
- a CDS encoding pseudouridine synthase, producing the protein MLVLLNKPYGVLSQFSDRSQPPKRTLAEFGLPADVYAAGRLDHDSEGLLLLTDDGALAHRLTDPRHKQPKTYWVQVEGKPAPAQLQALRDGVVLNDGPTRPAKVRSIDPSPQVWPRDPPVRVRKTMPDAWLELQITEGRNRQVRRMTASVGLPTLRLIRVAIGDWTLDTLAPGQWRADETHHARPSRTRR; encoded by the coding sequence ATGTTGGTGTTGTTGAACAAACCCTATGGTGTGCTGTCGCAATTCAGCGACCGCTCGCAGCCGCCCAAACGCACGCTGGCCGAATTCGGCTTGCCGGCCGACGTGTATGCGGCCGGCCGTCTGGATCACGACAGCGAAGGCTTGCTGCTCCTGACCGACGACGGCGCATTGGCGCACCGCTTGACCGACCCGCGCCACAAACAACCCAAGACCTATTGGGTGCAGGTGGAAGGTAAGCCTGCGCCAGCGCAGTTGCAGGCCTTGCGCGATGGCGTGGTGCTCAACGACGGCCCGACCCGTCCGGCCAAGGTGCGCAGCATCGATCCGTCACCGCAGGTGTGGCCGCGCGATCCGCCGGTACGCGTGCGCAAGACCATGCCCGACGCATGGCTGGAACTGCAGATCACCGAGGGCCGTAACCGTCAGGTGCGGCGCATGACCGCATCGGTGGGTCTTCCCACCTTGCGTCTGATCCGTGTAGCGATCGGTGACTGGACGTTGGACACTCTGGCGCCTGGGCAGTGGCGCGCGGATGAAACCCATCACGCGCGGCCAAGCCGGACGCGACGCTAA